Proteins from a genomic interval of Oncorhynchus mykiss isolate Arlee chromosome 21, USDA_OmykA_1.1, whole genome shotgun sequence:
- the LOC110500218 gene encoding troponin I, slow skeletal muscle, giving the protein MSEGPKKTKYSATRRLLLKQKLLKKAGVLLVQEQSNKVTERESTLSERVPPLKLSGLSVQELQELCKELHRKCDTVDEARYDIEAKVLKNEKELADLNAKINELKGGKRPNLKRVKKSADAMLGALTEAKLSSKSDFKSNLKTVKKDKKEEEKVDPGDWRKNVESMSGMEGRKKLFNS; this is encoded by the exons ATGTCTGAGGG ACCG aaAAAGACAAAGTACTCAGCAACCCGCAGGTTACTGCTGAAG CAAAAGCTACTGAAGAAAGCTGGGGTCTTGCTGGTCCAGGAGCAAAGCAACaaggtgacagagagggagagcaccTTGAGCGAGAGAGTACCACCGCTGAAACTCTCCGGCCTATCTGTGCAAGAGCTTCAG GAGCTCTGTAAGGAACTGCACAGGAAATGTGACACGGTGGATGAGGCACGATACGATATCGAAGCAAAAGTGCTCAAGAATGAGAAAGAG CTCGCGGACCTGAATGCAAAGATCAACGAGCTGAAGGGGGGGAAGCGACCTAACCTCAAGAGGGTCAAGAAGTCTGCCGACGCTATGCTGGGGGCTCTGACTGAGGCCAAACTCAGCTCCAAGTCAGACTTTAAGTCCAACCTGAAGACAGTCAAGAAAgacaagaaggaggaggag AAAGTGGACCCGGGTGACTGGCGGAAGAATGTGGAGTCCATGTCTGGAATGGAGGGCAGGAAGAAGCTTTTCAATAGCTGA